A window of the Butyricimonas virosa genome harbors these coding sequences:
- a CDS encoding site-specific integrase, translating into MTKKTTIQKEPVKLREKKLANGNVSLYLDIYRNGKRQKEYLKLYLIDATTPLEREQNRQTLATAQAIKSKRLIEMQNGEYSFTRQFKEDTPFLEYYRKMVEERHKNPESEGNWGNWRSCLRYLEIYCDEKTTFKDITPEFINGFKDFLNNVEKDTHKRTGPRRERDVFQGLSQNSKVSYFNKLRACINQAYDERIIPVNPLRGIEGFKAAEVKRDYLTLEEVKQLAATPCRYPILKRAFLFSCLTGLRKSDIQKLTWSEVQKFGDYTRIVFKQKKTGGQEYLDISSQAEKYLGERGNPEDPVFTGFTYGAWTSLELQRWSMAANINKNLTFHCGRHTFAVLMLDLGADIYTVSKLLGHKELATTQIYAKVLDKNKQNAVSLIPDID; encoded by the coding sequence ATGACTAAGAAAACAACAATCCAGAAAGAACCCGTAAAATTACGGGAAAAGAAGTTGGCAAACGGTAACGTGAGCTTGTATCTCGACATCTACAGAAATGGGAAACGTCAGAAAGAGTATTTGAAACTCTATCTGATCGATGCCACTACTCCACTGGAGCGTGAGCAGAACAGACAAACATTAGCAACCGCTCAGGCTATAAAATCCAAACGCCTCATTGAAATGCAGAACGGAGAGTATTCTTTCACTCGCCAATTCAAAGAAGATACTCCTTTTTTGGAATACTATCGGAAGATGGTTGAAGAAAGACACAAGAATCCGGAATCTGAGGGAAACTGGGGTAACTGGAGAAGCTGCTTGCGTTATCTCGAAATCTATTGTGATGAGAAAACCACATTCAAAGATATTACTCCGGAGTTCATTAACGGCTTCAAGGATTTTTTGAACAATGTGGAAAAAGATACTCACAAGCGTACCGGTCCACGTAGGGAAAGGGATGTGTTTCAAGGCTTGTCCCAAAACTCAAAAGTCTCTTATTTCAACAAGCTCCGCGCCTGTATCAACCAGGCTTACGATGAAAGAATCATACCTGTAAATCCTTTGCGTGGAATCGAGGGATTCAAAGCCGCAGAAGTAAAGCGTGACTATCTGACCTTGGAAGAGGTAAAACAGTTGGCTGCTACTCCTTGCCGCTATCCTATTCTAAAAAGAGCTTTCCTCTTTTCATGCCTGACCGGACTTCGTAAAAGCGATATTCAGAAACTCACATGGAGCGAAGTTCAAAAATTTGGAGATTACACAAGAATCGTCTTCAAACAAAAGAAGACTGGCGGACAAGAGTATCTTGACATTTCCTCACAGGCAGAAAAATACCTCGGTGAAAGAGGCAACCCAGAAGATCCCGTCTTTACAGGATTTACATACGGAGCTTGGACTTCATTGGAATTACAGCGTTGGAGCATGGCTGCCAATATCAATAAGAATCTGACCTTCCACTGCGGCCGTCATACCTTCGCTGTGCTTATGCTTGACTTGGGAGCGGACATCTACACTGTATCAAAACTATTAGGGCATAAAGAACTGGCGACCACACAAATTTATGCAAAGGTGCTTGACAAAAACAAGCAGAATGCCGTATCATTGATTCCGGACATTGATTAA
- a CDS encoding bifunctional riboflavin kinase/FAD synthetase has protein sequence MKVHYGVENIEIKCPVVTIGSFDGVHLGHACVIQHLKEKAASIDGESVIISFEPHPREVLYPREQKIGILTTLEEKITILEKYGVDHLIILKFTLEFAQQSYNDFVKKILIDKLKIKGLVVGYDHRFGKDRAGNFENLQELANEYSFFLEKEVVFEEDDVNVSSTKIRNALTVGDITTVNRFLGYPYSVTGEVVYGHHLGHKIGFPTANIQVSEERKLLPAIGVYAVKVIIEQEIFNGMLNIGIRPTVSNDGQVSCEVYIFDFSRDLYGKNITINFIDRIRGERKFNDIEELRTQLQKDQKKILKLLKS, from the coding sequence ATGAAGGTTCACTACGGAGTTGAAAATATAGAGATCAAATGCCCGGTCGTCACGATTGGAAGTTTTGACGGTGTACATTTAGGTCATGCTTGCGTGATACAACATCTAAAAGAAAAAGCGGCCAGTATTGATGGGGAATCCGTCATTATCAGCTTTGAACCCCACCCGAGAGAAGTGCTTTATCCCCGGGAACAAAAAATAGGAATCCTAACGACGCTGGAAGAGAAAATTACCATTTTGGAAAAATATGGCGTTGATCACTTGATTATTTTGAAATTCACGCTTGAATTCGCCCAGCAATCCTATAATGATTTCGTGAAAAAGATTCTTATTGACAAACTAAAAATTAAAGGACTCGTCGTGGGTTATGATCATCGATTCGGGAAAGATCGAGCCGGAAATTTCGAGAACTTACAGGAACTAGCGAATGAATACAGTTTTTTCCTTGAAAAAGAAGTCGTTTTTGAAGAGGACGATGTTAATGTCAGCTCCACGAAAATCCGTAACGCTTTGACCGTGGGAGATATCACCACAGTAAATCGCTTCCTCGGCTATCCTTATTCCGTTACGGGAGAAGTCGTTTACGGGCATCATCTAGGCCACAAGATCGGTTTCCCGACAGCAAATATTCAAGTGTCCGAGGAACGGAAATTATTACCAGCCATTGGCGTGTATGCCGTAAAAGTAATTATCGAACAAGAAATTTTCAACGGGATGCTTAATATCGGAATCCGGCCCACGGTCAGCAATGACGGGCAAGTTTCCTGCGAGGTATATATCTTCGATTTTAGCCGGGACCTGTATGGAAAAAACATCACGATAAATTTCATCGATCGCATCCGGGGAGAACGCAAATTCAACGATATTGAAGAATTGAGGACCCAATTACAGAAAGACCAAAAAAAAATTCTCAAGCTATTGAAATCATAG
- a CDS encoding helix-turn-helix domain-containing protein, whose product MRHRRTTNENKMLSKMENMISMMATEKPFERLQSLEQKINEVDKIQTIENYIAQLKERIWAVKEVLTTAEASAYLGLSESYIYKLTSLKQIPHYKPNGKLVYFNRKELCEWAMRNQVQTIGQPAAITREEL is encoded by the coding sequence ATGAGACATCGAAGAACGACAAATGAAAATAAGATGCTCTCCAAAATGGAGAACATGATTTCGATGATGGCAACGGAGAAACCTTTTGAACGGCTCCAATCGTTAGAACAAAAGATCAACGAAGTGGATAAAATCCAGACCATCGAGAATTACATTGCACAGTTGAAAGAGCGTATTTGGGCAGTCAAGGAAGTGCTGACTACCGCTGAAGCTTCTGCTTATCTCGGTTTGTCCGAGAGTTATATCTACAAACTCACTTCTCTCAAGCAAATACCACACTACAAGCCAAACGGCAAATTGGTGTATTTCAACAGAAAGGAACTTTGCGAATGGGCAATGAGAAATCAAGTACAAACAATAGGGCAACCTGCTGCTATAACAAGAGAAGAATTATGA
- a CDS encoding DUF4134 domain-containing protein, with product MLQPCAVFAKSGSVNYSWGADALASMHDFVVTMMMYVQYIIYAVAGGFAVIAAFQIYIKMNTGEDGITKHILTLVGACLFIIGASIVFPAFFGYRI from the coding sequence ATGCTGCAGCCTTGTGCGGTCTTCGCAAAGAGCGGCAGCGTGAATTACTCCTGGGGCGCAGACGCATTGGCTTCGATGCACGACTTTGTCGTAACGATGATGATGTACGTCCAGTATATCATTTATGCGGTTGCAGGAGGTTTTGCGGTCATAGCCGCATTCCAGATATACATCAAGATGAACACGGGCGAAGACGGAATCACCAAGCATATCCTCACGCTGGTAGGAGCCTGCCTCTTCATTATCGGGGCATCCATCGTATTCCCGGCATTCTTCGGCTACCGAATTTAG
- a CDS encoding DUF4133 domain-containing protein, whose protein sequence is MDGREEHYSDYPLFKGLQRPLEFMGIQGRYIYWAAATIGIAIVGFIIAYCLAGFVLALIVLTVTVTGGAGLILFKQRKGLHSKRQERGVFIYAYSKKM, encoded by the coding sequence ATGGACGGCAGAGAGGAACACTATTCCGATTATCCATTGTTCAAGGGGCTTCAACGTCCCCTTGAATTTATGGGTATTCAAGGACGATACATCTATTGGGCGGCAGCTACGATAGGCATTGCCATAGTCGGCTTTATCATTGCCTACTGTCTGGCAGGATTCGTCCTCGCACTGATTGTACTGACAGTTACCGTAACAGGCGGTGCCGGACTGATTCTGTTCAAGCAACGCAAGGGGCTGCACAGCAAACGACAGGAACGAGGAGTGTTCATCTATGCCTATTCCAAGAAAATGTAA
- a CDS encoding OmpA family protein: MVSFSANKTYIGGQGGLQLGYQFTPTFGLSLTVDMGQGKGSAKEWEKAFKIYSNGESYYGTEPETGFAYYNDIYTKIKYFTLGLHGDFNVNNFFGKKELRRWTVLLSPAVYLQKFSPKLYKKEDDKRFDTSSTLDNDVNLGLGGDLDLRYRAGKHVDLQLKSGVAWIANNNFDGVATCCTSQYNWQANLSVGVVWKIGNNKKKENLMYAAARSVALVVVPMKEETRPVVKEEQKPVVKQEEKTVENVVKVEAVEKTFPALPTIHFKRNLAVIDTARYAGELSRIVETLKEFPGVKVDIRGYTDHTGTDRVNLPLSLKRAEALKTYLIGKGISADRMTTFGEGKDMSVDQKDIYTEKARKVEVKKH; encoded by the coding sequence ATGGTTTCCTTCTCTGCCAATAAAACTTACATCGGTGGACAAGGTGGTTTACAACTCGGTTACCAGTTTACCCCGACTTTCGGTTTGTCCTTGACGGTCGACATGGGTCAAGGAAAGGGAAGTGCCAAGGAATGGGAGAAAGCGTTTAAGATTTATTCGAACGGGGAATCTTATTATGGCACGGAACCAGAGACCGGTTTTGCCTATTATAACGATATTTATACCAAGATCAAGTATTTCACGTTAGGCCTGCACGGTGATTTTAACGTGAACAATTTTTTCGGGAAGAAAGAATTACGTCGCTGGACCGTGTTGTTGAGCCCGGCGGTTTACCTTCAAAAGTTCTCGCCGAAGCTCTACAAGAAAGAGGATGACAAGCGTTTTGACACCTCTTCCACGTTGGATAACGACGTGAACCTGGGACTGGGGGGAGATTTGGACTTGCGTTACCGGGCCGGCAAGCATGTCGATTTACAACTGAAATCCGGTGTGGCCTGGATAGCGAACAACAACTTTGACGGTGTGGCCACTTGCTGCACGAGCCAGTATAACTGGCAGGCGAATCTCTCTGTTGGGGTGGTGTGGAAGATCGGTAACAACAAGAAGAAAGAGAACCTGATGTACGCGGCTGCCCGTTCGGTTGCCCTGGTAGTAGTTCCCATGAAAGAAGAGACTCGTCCGGTGGTGAAAGAGGAGCAAAAACCGGTTGTCAAGCAAGAAGAGAAAACGGTAGAGAACGTGGTGAAGGTGGAGGCAGTGGAGAAAACATTCCCGGCGTTACCGACAATCCATTTCAAGCGTAATCTGGCGGTCATTGACACGGCGCGTTATGCCGGAGAACTGTCTCGTATCGTGGAGACGTTAAAGGAGTTCCCGGGCGTGAAGGTTGACATTCGGGGTTACACGGATCACACGGGTACCGATCGGGTGAACCTACCGTTATCCTTGAAACGGGCAGAGGCGTTGAAAACCTACTTGATAGGCAAAGGCATTTCGGCAGACCGGATGACAACCTTTGGAGAGGGTAAGGATATGTCCGTGGATCAAAAGGATATTTACACGGAAAAAGCCCGTAAGGTTGAAGTGAAGAAACACTAA
- a CDS encoding AAA family ATPase, with protein MQPDMIQPNNYRIDEAKYKSLLKYIRLSVTEKYEFPQEIVQIDGVTIATIGNFSASTGKPKSKKTFNVSAIVASALSGKEILKYKAELPSCKNRILYIDTEQSKCHCHKVLHRILKLAGLPTDQENDNIQFLVLREYTPDQRRDIIRWALHEEQNIGLVIIDGIRDLIHDINSPSESLDIINELMRWSSYYELHIHTVLHLNKGDDNTRGHIGTELNNKAETILQISKNNENGKISEVRAMHIRDREFTPFAFEIGEDSLPHLVKEHQFKKNKMDRLASYIDMTEQQHRTALEVTFEECAEYGYQSLLEALKKGYESIGYSRGRNTLVNLCKFLLENHAITKNGRTYSYNSSFHL; from the coding sequence ATGCAACCTGATATGATACAACCCAACAATTATCGGATAGACGAAGCCAAATATAAGTCTTTATTGAAATATATACGGCTGAGTGTTACCGAAAAATATGAGTTTCCACAGGAAATCGTACAAATAGACGGTGTTACCATTGCCACAATCGGAAATTTCAGTGCTTCCACCGGCAAACCCAAAAGCAAAAAGACATTCAATGTCAGTGCTATTGTCGCATCGGCTCTTTCCGGAAAGGAGATTCTAAAGTACAAAGCAGAACTGCCATCTTGCAAGAATCGAATCCTATACATCGACACAGAACAAAGCAAGTGCCATTGCCACAAAGTGCTTCATCGAATCCTCAAACTGGCAGGATTGCCTACTGACCAGGAAAATGACAACATCCAATTCTTGGTTCTGCGAGAATACACTCCCGACCAAAGGAGAGATATTATACGATGGGCACTCCACGAAGAGCAAAACATCGGGCTCGTAATCATTGACGGCATCCGTGATTTAATCCATGACATAAACAGTCCCAGTGAATCTCTTGACATAATCAATGAACTGATGAGATGGTCAAGCTATTACGAACTGCATATCCACACCGTCTTACATCTAAACAAAGGGGATGACAATACCAGAGGGCATATCGGAACAGAACTGAACAATAAGGCCGAGACTATCCTGCAAATATCAAAAAACAATGAAAATGGAAAAATCAGCGAAGTAAGAGCCATGCACATAAGGGACAGGGAATTTACGCCTTTCGCATTTGAAATCGGAGAAGACTCTCTCCCACACCTGGTAAAAGAACATCAATTCAAAAAGAACAAAATGGACAGACTGGCTTCTTATATAGATATGACCGAGCAGCAACACCGAACCGCCTTGGAAGTAACCTTTGAAGAATGCGCGGAATATGGCTATCAATCTTTGCTTGAAGCTCTTAAAAAGGGATATGAGAGCATTGGGTATTCAAGAGGAAGAAACACATTGGTAAACTTGTGTAAGTTCCTGTTGGAAAATCATGCCATTACAAAAAACGGTCGTACCTACTCCTATAATAGTTCATTCCATCTCTAA
- a CDS encoding helix-turn-helix domain-containing protein translates to MNRKEIDLLLSRIEGLKSFLENNSLENFQQEILNVENYLKRFGSLAELLSHLENVEKIAYAAKEFLNIDEVAAYLQVSKGYVYKLTMQKELTVYKPNGKNIFILRDDLNRWIKRNPCFSNTEIERQANIIAYTLGQKSKNKPTKGGKK, encoded by the coding sequence ATGAATAGAAAAGAAATAGACTTACTACTCTCCCGTATCGAAGGATTGAAATCATTCCTCGAAAACAACTCCTTGGAAAATTTTCAGCAGGAAATTCTGAATGTTGAAAATTACCTGAAACGATTCGGTTCTTTGGCCGAACTGCTATCCCATCTTGAAAATGTGGAAAAGATAGCTTATGCCGCAAAAGAGTTTCTCAATATAGACGAGGTAGCCGCCTATCTACAAGTGTCCAAAGGCTATGTCTATAAGTTAACCATGCAGAAAGAACTTACCGTGTATAAGCCGAATGGAAAAAACATATTCATTCTCAGGGATGACCTGAACCGATGGATAAAGCGCAACCCCTGTTTCTCCAATACAGAAATAGAAAGGCAAGCCAATATCATCGCTTACACATTGGGACAAAAAAGTAAGAACAAACCAACAAAAGGAGGGAAAAAATAA
- a CDS encoding DUF4134 domain-containing protein has translation MFEKVKRFAKKIATSKKAQMTCLMMVCGVTAMMAQTTAGDYSAGTAALTQVSEEIAKYVPIVVKLCYAIAGVVAVVGAISVYIAMNNEEQDVKKKIMMVVGACIFLIAAAQALPLFFGLS, from the coding sequence ATGTTTGAAAAAGTAAAACGATTCGCAAAGAAGATTGCTACCTCCAAGAAAGCGCAGATGACCTGCCTGATGATGGTGTGTGGTGTAACCGCAATGATGGCACAGACCACCGCAGGAGACTATTCGGCCGGTACAGCGGCATTGACCCAAGTGAGCGAGGAAATCGCCAAGTATGTTCCCATTGTGGTAAAACTGTGCTACGCCATTGCCGGTGTGGTTGCCGTAGTGGGTGCAATCTCGGTTTACATCGCGATGAACAACGAGGAGCAGGATGTCAAGAAGAAGATCATGATGGTGGTCGGAGCCTGTATCTTCCTCATCGCGGCAGCCCAGGCACTTCCTCTGTTCTTCGGCCTCTCTTAA
- a CDS encoding toprim domain-containing protein, with protein sequence MNIKEAKQIRLVEYLRIIGHSPVNARGCQYWYLSPLREERTPSFKVNDNLNEWYDFGLSAGGDIIELGKHLYRTGNVSMVLLRISENAIGVPGQQLQSRTVRPCPVEDEMENVEVVDLNHYALLSYLRSRGISEEVGRTYCKEIHYELRKRHYFAIAFENIKGGYEVRNPYYKGCIKGKDISVIRYNRDVIQRHVCVFEGFVDFLSYLMLHKKRDYHVCVDIPTDFLVMNSVSNLKKCLLELEQYIFIHCYLDNDLAGQKTVETIAGLYGIKVIDHSKNYYNYKDLNDYLRGKRR encoded by the coding sequence ATGAATATAAAAGAAGCGAAACAGATACGGCTCGTGGAATATCTGCGGATAATAGGACATTCTCCGGTCAATGCGCGTGGCTGCCAGTATTGGTACCTCTCCCCATTGCGAGAGGAACGTACCCCCTCGTTCAAGGTCAACGATAATTTGAACGAATGGTACGACTTTGGGCTTTCTGCCGGAGGTGACATCATAGAACTGGGAAAACACCTTTATCGTACTGGCAATGTAAGTATGGTATTGCTCCGCATCAGCGAGAATGCCATTGGTGTGCCGGGACAACAGTTACAGAGCCGAACCGTTCGACCCTGCCCTGTAGAGGATGAGATGGAGAATGTGGAAGTGGTGGATTTGAACCACTACGCCCTACTCTCTTATCTGCGTTCAAGGGGCATAAGTGAAGAAGTCGGCAGAACCTATTGTAAGGAGATACACTATGAACTGCGCAAACGGCACTATTTTGCCATAGCCTTTGAGAACATCAAGGGCGGTTACGAAGTCCGCAATCCTTATTATAAAGGATGTATCAAAGGCAAGGACATATCCGTCATCAGGTACAACAGGGATGTCATCCAAAGACACGTCTGCGTTTTTGAGGGGTTTGTGGATTTCCTCTCTTATCTAATGTTGCATAAAAAGAGAGATTACCACGTATGTGTTGACATCCCGACCGATTTTCTTGTGATGAACTCCGTAAGCAACTTGAAAAAGTGTCTTCTGGAACTGGAGCAATATATTTTCATCCATTGTTATCTGGATAACGACCTCGCCGGGCAAAAGACAGTCGAGACCATTGCCGGACTTTACGGGATAAAGGTAATCGACCACTCCAAAAACTATTACAACTACAAAGACCTGAATGACTATCTGAGGGGAAAAAGGCGTTAG
- a CDS encoding helicase HerA domain-containing protein has product MITYIFLIFIAICAGMAISVYAFGTGGKRKRIFQDIYFSVEDADGIGVIYTKTGEYSAVLKVKNPVQKYCANIDAYYEFTQLFTAIAQTLGEGYALHKQDIFVKKSFEGMNGEEREFLSSSYFRYFNGRPYTDSECYLTITQESKKSSLFSYDSKKWRDFLVKIRKVHDQLRDAGVQIKFLGKQEVSDYADRYFSMNFRDKVVSMTNFKVDDECISMGDKRCKVYSLVDVDSVSLPSVIRPYMNVEVNNSSMPMDLVSAVSSIPNAEAVVYNQMIFIPNQKRELALLDKKKNRHASMPNPGNQMAVEDIKRVQEVVARESKQLVYTHYNLVVAISAKTDIHKCTNHLENSFSRMGIHISKRAYNQLELFVNSFPGNCYGMNPEYDRFLTLGDAATCLMYKERILHSEKTPLKIYYTDRQGVPVAIDITGKEGAEKLTDNSNFFCLGPSGSGKSFHMNSVVRQLHEQGTDVVMVDTGNSYEGLCEYVGGKYISYTEERPITMNPFRINRQELNVEKTGFLKNLVLLIWKGSQGTVTKTEDRLIEQVITEYYDTYFNKFNGFTPPQREDLRKSLLIDERNKGGNRSENEAELNARIEKVIDEIERRRKELKVESLSFNTFYEFSVQRIPDICNENSILGIDFSTYRYMMKDFYLGGNHEKTLNENMDSSLFDETFIVFEIDSIKDDPLLFPLVTLIIMDVFLQKMRIKKNRKVLVIEEAWKAIASPLMAEYIKFMYKTARKFWASVGVVTQEIQDIIGSEIVKEAIINNSDVVMLLDQSKFRERFDTIKAILGLTDVDCKKIFTINRLENKEGRSFFREVFIRRGTTSGVYGVEEPHECYMTYTTERAEKEALKLYKTELQCSHKEAIERYCADWEASGIGKSLPFAQKVNAAGKVLNLHQPKTKQQ; this is encoded by the coding sequence ATGATTACATACATCTTCCTGATTTTTATTGCCATTTGCGCAGGCATGGCCATTTCGGTCTATGCTTTCGGCACGGGAGGCAAACGGAAACGGATATTCCAAGACATCTATTTCTCCGTGGAAGATGCGGACGGTATCGGTGTGATATATACCAAGACAGGCGAATACTCCGCTGTGCTGAAAGTGAAGAATCCGGTGCAGAAGTATTGTGCCAACATCGATGCCTATTACGAGTTCACCCAACTCTTTACCGCCATAGCACAGACATTGGGAGAAGGATACGCCCTACACAAGCAGGACATTTTTGTAAAAAAGAGCTTTGAGGGAATGAACGGTGAGGAACGTGAATTTCTCTCTTCATCCTATTTCCGTTACTTCAACGGCAGACCCTACACCGACAGCGAATGTTATCTGACCATCACTCAGGAATCCAAGAAGAGCAGCCTGTTTTCATACGACAGCAAGAAATGGCGTGATTTCCTCGTGAAGATACGCAAGGTGCATGACCAGTTGCGTGATGCAGGTGTTCAGATAAAGTTCCTGGGCAAACAGGAAGTCAGCGACTATGCAGACCGCTACTTCTCCATGAATTTCAGAGACAAGGTAGTCTCCATGACCAATTTCAAGGTGGATGACGAATGTATCTCCATGGGCGACAAGCGTTGCAAGGTATATAGCCTTGTGGATGTGGATAGCGTAAGCCTGCCTTCCGTCATCCGTCCTTACATGAATGTGGAAGTCAACAACAGCAGTATGCCAATGGATTTGGTATCTGCGGTATCATCCATACCCAACGCCGAAGCCGTGGTGTATAACCAGATGATATTCATTCCCAACCAAAAGAGAGAGCTGGCCTTGCTTGACAAAAAGAAAAACCGCCATGCGAGTATGCCCAATCCCGGCAACCAGATGGCAGTCGAGGACATCAAGCGTGTGCAGGAAGTGGTGGCACGAGAGAGCAAGCAATTGGTATATACCCACTACAACCTTGTGGTAGCCATATCCGCAAAGACCGACATCCACAAATGCACGAACCATCTAGAGAACAGTTTTTCGAGGATGGGTATCCACATATCCAAGAGAGCCTATAACCAGTTGGAACTGTTCGTCAATTCTTTTCCCGGCAACTGTTACGGCATGAATCCGGAGTATGACCGTTTCCTCACTTTAGGAGATGCGGCCACCTGTCTGATGTACAAGGAGCGCATCCTGCATAGCGAGAAGACACCTTTGAAAATCTATTATACGGACAGGCAAGGTGTACCTGTGGCTATCGACATCACAGGAAAAGAGGGCGCGGAAAAACTGACCGACAACAGCAATTTTTTCTGTTTGGGACCTTCGGGAAGCGGCAAGAGTTTCCACATGAACAGCGTAGTGCGCCAGCTTCACGAGCAAGGGACTGATGTGGTCATGGTAGATACCGGTAACTCATACGAGGGATTGTGTGAATACGTAGGAGGCAAATACATCTCCTACACGGAGGAACGCCCCATTACCATGAATCCGTTCCGCATCAACCGACAGGAGCTGAACGTGGAGAAGACCGGATTCCTGAAAAACCTTGTCCTGCTGATCTGGAAAGGAAGCCAAGGGACTGTCACCAAGACAGAAGACAGACTGATAGAACAGGTCATCACAGAGTATTATGACACCTACTTCAACAAGTTCAACGGCTTTACACCGCCCCAAAGGGAGGATTTGCGCAAAAGTCTCCTGATTGACGAGCGCAACAAAGGCGGCAACCGTTCCGAAAACGAAGCGGAACTGAACGCACGGATAGAAAAGGTTATCGACGAGATAGAGCGAAGAAGAAAGGAACTGAAAGTGGAATCATTGTCATTCAACACATTCTATGAGTTCTCCGTACAGCGCATTCCCGACATCTGCAACGAGAACAGCATTTTGGGGATAGACTTCTCTACCTACCGCTATATGATGAAAGACTTCTACCTGGGCGGCAATCACGAAAAGACCCTGAACGAGAATATGGACAGTTCGCTGTTTGACGAGACCTTCATCGTCTTCGAGATCGATTCCATAAAAGATGACCCGCTCCTGTTTCCCTTGGTGACGCTCATCATCATGGACGTGTTCCTGCAGAAGATGCGTATCAAGAAGAACCGCAAGGTCTTGGTCATCGAAGAAGCCTGGAAAGCCATCGCTTCCCCACTTATGGCAGAATACATCAAGTTTATGTACAAGACCGCCCGAAAGTTCTGGGCAAGCGTGGGTGTGGTGACACAGGAAATCCAGGACATCATCGGCTCTGAAATCGTAAAGGAAGCCATCATCAACAACTCCGATGTGGTGATGCTGCTTGACCAAAGCAAATTCCGTGAACGCTTCGACACCATCAAGGCGATACTCGGACTGACCGATGTGGACTGTAAGAAAATATTCACCATCAACCGGTTGGAGAATAAAGAGGGACGTTCATTCTTCCGTGAGGTCTTCATCCGCCGTGGCACGACCAGCGGAGTCTATGGCGTGGAAGAACCGCATGAATGCTATATGACCTACACCACGGAACGAGCGGAGAAAGAAGCGTTGAAACTCTACAAGACAGAGCTGCAATGCAGCCACAAGGAAGCTATCGAGCGGTATTGTGCCGATTGGGAGGCTTCCGGGATAGGCAAATCCCTGCCGTTCGCCCAAAAAGTAAACGCTGCCGGAAAAGTATTGAATCTTCATCAACCAAAGACAAAACAACAATGA